GCGGACGCTGAGTTCCACGGCAACGCCGTTCAGGCGGCTGGCCAAGTCCTCGGCTGCGGCCTTCTCCTGCGCCTGAATCTTCTGGCGGGAGCGCACGCGGGCCTCAAGGCTCTTCATGTTGCTGTTGGTGGCCGGTGAGGCGATACCCTGGGGAATCAGCCAGTTGCGGGCGTAACCGTCTTTGACGTTTACGACGTCGCCGGTCTTGCCGAGCTTGCCGGGTTCAAGAAGAATAACCTGCATTGCAATTCTCCTTATTTCCGGACGAGCTTCTCGGTGTAGGGCAACAGGGCAAGCTGACGCGCGACCTTGATGGTCTGCGCGATGCGGCGCTGATGCTTGGCCGAGAGGCCCGTGCGGCGGCGGGGAAGGATCTTGCCCGTGTCGCTGACGAAGCGGCGGAGCATTTTCACGTCTTTGTAATCGGTGATTTCCAGCTCTCCAATGGAGAACGGGTCAACCTTCGGCTTGCG
The window above is part of the Deinococcus malanensis genome. Proteins encoded here:
- the rplI gene encoding 50S ribosomal protein L9 translates to MQVILLEPGKLGKTGDVVNVKDGYARNWLIPQGIASPATNSNMKSLEARVRSRQKIQAQEKAAAEDLASRLNGVAVELSVRAGEGKIYGAVTHQDVANSLDKLGFDVDKRRIEMPKTVKEIGEYDISYRAHPEVTIPMKLVVHAEK
- the rpsR gene encoding 30S ribosomal protein S18; amino-acid sequence: MTQQSNSADRKPRGKGPKRPRKPKVDPFSIGELEITDYKDVKMLRRFVSDTGKILPRRRTGLSAKHQRRIAQTIKVARQLALLPYTEKLVRK